aCTCAAATACAAAACGACACACAGGAGAACACAGGTTggtaaaacatccacgaagggtaagTGGAAGACAGCAATCACAGGGTACTTTGGCAAAGAACATGACACGTCagcgaacgacaaaggaaagggaaaacaagcgggtttaaatacacgaggtgatggaactaaacgataagcaggtgaaaacaatgagtgagtgctggcaggtggtgagggcaagaaaagatgggaagtgtagttttcttagacaAGGACTGGTGAAAACATGGGCCGGACctcaaggaacgtgacatggagtgtgacgtgctgagtgaaacagaaaacacggggcagacaacaagggaacgtGACAATAATATGTGtccatgttttaaaatattgcttttatttattcttttttattgcttgtagaaatcatgaaaataacattgaaaaaataggaTTGTTTGCCTCGAGCTCAGCTGCCTTTGTATATTTGTATCCCCCAGGATACAAAAACTTTTTTCGTTTAGGTTTAATTTAAGGAttaaaaaaggaccaaaaagtGTCATAACTGTAGTGtgcaacttgtgcatcatattctaagtcttctgaaggtatatgataggttttggtgagaaacaacacaattataaaattatttttcaaataaaatgttgacATCCACCATGGCTTTCCTTGCATGAGAGGAGCTTGTTCATGTGCTCACATGCTGTTTTTGCTTTTCAAGGTTCATGCACAAGCCATTGTGAGCAAGTTATCTCATGCAATCATAAATGCGCAAAGGAGAGCCTTGGTGGACAGCTATTTTCAGTGTACAGTAACTTCAATTTCAGGTTGCTTCTCACCAAAACCTGTGGTGTGCCTTTAGAAGTTTTGGAAAATTATGCTCAAGTCGTATTGACTATTTGGGgtactttttaagctttaaagtgagtgaCTATCAGCTGCCATTTTATTGAAGTCAGCGAACAGGACATCCTTTAAAATTCCTCCTTTTGAcgacataattttcttttttgagttactatacctttaaagctgaagtatgtgatttctgcaccaccaaacagaattgcaataataaactgtttttaaaacagtattCTGAATACGCCCCTGTCTGCtcttggtcaaacaaagagatagtcctgcccccaactcacgctattggttgagtaacattgttggggtgggtctaagcGGGTTGCTCAAATCAAATGGATTAGTGTCAGACACAACAAATCCCAGAGGAGATACATAGCAAGGATATAATCTTTCTCTGCATGTGTTGGCTTTTTGCTAATTGCCAGTTTTTTCGTTgtattagttttgtttttatgtaacaTATAGGTGGGGATTAGTGTTGTTATGCTCattatatgtatgtttgttttgCAGGATAGAGGACTCCAGTGATGATAGACCTGTGAGTAGCTTTCAATGGCTCAGAGCAGCATGACCACAGCAGAGCCTCATGGTTCAGCACCACGCTCTTGCCCTGCCATCTACCCCAACCCCGAGCACACCAAGGAGGACTTTGAAGAGCATCAGGACACTGAGGTGTCCCAACACCCCTACCACAACCAAGAAGAACCAGATTTGACAGACAGCAGACCAACCACACCCACCACTCCAGACCATGGCCACACAGACTACCACAGCCATCCGGACAGTCTGGATGGAGACTCTAGCTCAGACTACATCAACAATACATCTGATGAAGAGGAGGATGATTACGATGAAGGGCTGCCAGAGGAGGACGAAGGTGTGACATATTATATCCGCTATTGCCCTGAGGATGACAGCTACCTGGAAAGCATGGACTGTAACGAGCCAGAGTATGGACACCCGGACGGTTGCATGGAGCCTCCTCCAGACACGGATGAGTGCCATAAGGCAGATGAGGATTGGGTGGAGGGAGTGGAGGATGGACATGGTGATGGAGAGGTGCGTTGTGAAGTGCTAGATCAGGATTCTGACCAGCAGTTATACGACGGCagacctgaacctgtccttgatcACCACAGACACTACCCAGATCCCCACCAGGACCAGCCTCTACCTCCAGCTGAAGATCAGGAGGCACAGGATGTCGAGGAGATTGAGGGCTACTGCCCTGATCAGGAGGAAGATCCACAGGTGGGGCAAGACAGAGATGCCTACACAGGTGACTTCTATGGCTCAGAGGACAATGGGAACTCTGTGCGAGCATCACCCTATCGGGTACATAAGGGCAAGGTGGGGGAGACAGGAGAGGATGCAGAGGAGGATATCGATCAGATAGTGGCAGAGATTAAGATAAGTATGAGTATGGGCAGTCTTAGTAGTGGCACTGATCAGAGCCCAGAGGAACTGGCACCTGATCCAGAACCTAGTGGGTATCAGGCAGAGACACACTCCAAGCTTGAACCCATTCCGTGCCCTCAGCCTCACCGTCATGATGGTAGACCCAAATCCCTTAACATCCCCTCTGCCCGACACAACTCAGAGCTCCAGAGGAGCTTTAAGGTGCGAGCTCACACACCAGACGAGAGACAGAGATGGACGCAGGACCAAGTCAGAGAGCAGGTAAATCGATGTGCATGATGAGCTCTGAATGCATTTTTGTGTGAAGATGACTTTTGAAAACAGCATTACCATTCCGCAAAGCCTTTTGTGGAAAAATGCGtcccaagtttaaaatatatttctttatggATGACCTCTGGATTTTTGCTGTGTATAAACAAACAATTACAGTTGTTATTTAAGAAAGAGATTGAATGTGAGGTAGAATGAGGCTTTCTTTAGACATCTTCTTTGCTAAGGTTGAAGCTGAAGTTTTTGAAGTAATGTTGctcttaaaggaagagttcatccaaaaatgaaaattctgtcatcagttactcattctcatttcattccaaacacACATGACGTTTTCTTCTATGGAATATGAAAAGAGATGGTAGGTAGaaggttagcctcagtcaccattcacttccattgcatttcttttccatacaaggatagtgaagggtgactgaggctaacaatctgccaaacatctccattCATGTTTcacagagaaaagaaagtcatatgtgtatGGAACGTAATGAatgtttcattttggggtgaactatccctttcagggGAATTTGTTTTGATGAATTTCTTCCAACTCAAACAAATCACAACATACAATACTTGGGGTTGTTTTGTAAATCTACTATATAAACCTGCACCCATACACTCActaagaactttattaggaacactatagttAGAaacagagactgttgtgcttgaaattcccaggagatcagcagttacagaaatactcaaaccagcccatctggcaccaacattccACGAtcaaaatcactaagatcacatttttccccattctgatgattgatgtgaatattaactgatgGCCCTGACCCgtaaatgcatgattttatgcattgcactgctaacacacatttggctgattagattgcGTGAattagtaggtgtacaggtgttactaataaagtgcttagtgagtttAATTAGACCCATGACACAAGCCGCTAATCCATAAAACCTTGAAAGGTGCTCTTATCAATGTAAAAAAACCTTGGAAACAAttatgaatttttacatttttaatagctAATTAGTTAGatattgttataataataaatgttatttacttTAATCTTATTATAAATAACATCCCTAAAGGGTTCTTACAAATGCATATTCATTATTatcattaaatgttaaatgtgatgtatatgtaaatgtgtttaattttttaacaTCATTTTGGGCTTCATTCACAATAACGCCATCTTACATTTTTTGACAGGAAATGACAATGAGGGCTAGATTTACAGTCTCTTTACTGGGTTGCACTTTTGTTTAAGTGGTTTGGATCATACAGGAAGAATTCAGAAGACGAAAACATGAGTTGTGAACATTAGATGTGatgaatgattttatgctttatacagtgcatgccatcgaaaagaatgtaattttatcCCTCACAACCTTTTTTCcattctcatttaaaaaaatgaaaggtGGAGCTACTGTGAATAAGGCCCATCATTTTCAGAAGTTGTTCCAAAATCCAGTTCCAGAGAGTTTCAGACTGTTATTGCCATTGACTCACTCATTTCGAACAGAAGCGTTCAGTTTAAACAGCAAGTTGGAgaggatgaaagaaagaaatcgGCCAGAAATTGAAGTCATCTCATTGTAACTGAGACATCAAGGGGACCCGGATCAAAAGCAATTTCTTGAAATCCCCAAATATGAATTTCATTACTGATGGTTTGTGCAGCCATTTGTTAATGCCCAGgaataaacacattttcaccCTTCTTGAATGCATTTCATCAAGAAGATTTTCAGATTAATTCGTATTGTGCAAACTCACTGCGTACTGGTACATCAGTGTGGAAGTGGGTGAGAGTTTTTCTTTTTCCATATTCCTTTTTTTTCATCTGCTTTCTGTTCTTGAACTATTCAGTAATGtaaaggtaacactttactaaggttccattctttaacattagttaatgcatcaggtatcatgaacttacaataaacaatgttttttttttttacagcattttaaaaatattatttaatgttaataaaaacacagttgttcatttttagttaatgtacgttcatagtgcattaactgatgttaacatatactatgtttgattttaaaaatgtattactgtatgttgaaatgaaaatgaaccTTTATTAAAAGtattgctgtaaaagtattgttgattgtttgttcatgttaactaatgttgttaaatgatgttaacaaatggaaccttgtgTAAAGTTTTACCAATGTAAATAAGGAGACTGGCTGAAGTCAATaaatatgtaatgcatttttaagaCAAGCACACTAGTATCCATGCATTATGCCTGTTAGTTGTCTCTGCAGATTTGGGCCTATATAGTCTGAAGTGGACGTCACAAACATTTTAGAGATTTTATGCTTAGAAGACATTTATATCACAGCTAAGATATTGGCTGCTGCGTTTAGGAAAACTTACTCAACCACTGATCCTCGCTATAGACATGTTGTTCCTTTATTGTCTTTGCTGTAATAACAGTTATACTGTACCGTAAGGTTCCCACGTTAGGAAGCGCACAATAAAATGGGAGAAGAGTTCTAACATTCTATAGAATTTTGGCTGACTTTAGGTTTAAAAAATTTGGTTTTGTTAGTTATTTCCTGAGGTTTAACTAAAATTTGGAAATGTCTTACTGTGCATTTTTAACAGAATAGGAAATTAGATCTGTCCGGGGGGGAATTGACGGTGAGATTTAGCCTGATTGCTTCAGTGGTCCAGTGGATGTCTTGTGAATTTCTATAACCCTCCTGCTTCTTTTATTGCCTTTGGGCAATGAGGAGATTACATTTTATCCTGTCAGGCAACAAATTAATTTTATCAAGTAATAATGTCCTTATGTGCAGTAGACAGGGGAAAACTCATTTGAGAGTTTAACTAGCTTGCAGATAGATAAGAGAGTAGAAACATCAGAGAGTGTACACTAAGgtttacaataatgttttatttggtaACATTAGTAAATGAACAATGGTAttaacaaggagggtcaagttttggtataattttaaagaaaacttaaaataatttttaattatataaattatacatgctgggactctcagcctaagaaactgctgaaaattcacaaaaaacaaacaaacaaacaaacaaacctttttctgccttttttctgatttgacatacATCAGGGTGTTTTGTTACCAAAATACCTCTGGGTGTTTTGTTatcaatcatgtcacctgttttTGAGGAAActgttgtgttgatatgacaaagaaatcaaaagttatagcgttacaaaaattatttatcctagTCTCCTAGTCTCAAGCctctccaaaaaaacaaaataaaataattgtacataagaatgaattacacatgcaaacacaataatgtctaaaggtttgcatagcatgtaGATGTAATTTTACTAATGAGATTtaacagaatgagtttcattctatgccatttgagtcatcattgagtctgtgtcatgtacttggtgccTTCTCCTAAGTAAtggtattttatgttctgtttatttttcataaagttataagcgaaaacgcGGCATATGAGCAACACCTATTCACATGTaccatgtacactcacctaaaggattattaggaacaccatactaatactgtgtttgacccccttttgccttcagaactgccttaattctacgtggcattgattcaacaaggtgctgaaagcattctttagaaatgttggcccatattgataggatagcatcttgcagttgatggagatttgtgggatgcacatccagggcacgaagctcccgttccaccacatcccaaagatgctctattgggttgagatctggtgactgtgggggccattttagtacagtgaactcattgtcatgttcaagaaaccaatttgaaatgattcgagctttgtgacatggtgcattatcctgctggaagtagccatcagaggatgggtacatggtggccataaagggatggacatggtcagaaacaatgctcaggtaggccgtggcatttaaacgatgcccaattggcactaaggggcctaaagtgtgccgagaaaacatcccccacaccattacaccaccaccaccagcctgcacagtggtaacaaggcatgatggatccatgttctcattctctttacgccaaattctgactctaccatctgaatgtctcaacagaaatcgagactcatcagaccaggcaacatttttccagtcttcaactgtccaattttggtgagctcttgcaaattgtagcctctttttcctatttgtagtggagatgagtggtacccggtggggtcttctgctgttgtagcccatccgcctcaaggttgtgcgtgttgtggcttcacaaatgctttgctgcatacctcggttgtaacgagtggttatttcaggcaaagttgctcttctatcagcttgaatcagtcggcccattctcctctgacctctagcatcaacaaggcattttcgcccacaggactgccacatactggatgtttttcccttttcacaccattctttgtaaaccctagaaatggttgtgcgtgaaaatcccagtaactgagcagattgtgaaatactcagaccggcccgtctggcaccaacaaccatgccacgctcagaattgcttaaatcacctttctttcccattctgacattcagtttggagttcaggagattgtcttgaccaggaccacacccctaaatgcattgaaggaactgccatgtgattggttgattagataatggcattaatgagaaattgaacaggtgttccgaataatcctttaggtgagtgtatgtcaaagacatatacttttTATGCAGCCATTAGTGAGCCAATATAGCGAGccattactcgctatatttttgtctgttagtAAAACAAATAGTGGTCGTATTCTACTCTGTGAGCTTTAAAAGCGACATATGACTCGCTTTTGATGATTTCATGTTTTTAATGAttacaataattacaataatgattacagtgcaaaattataaataaattatcaaaatggaacacttctgatttgtatgcaaatttcaaagcacttgttcagtctTGATCATTATGCCTACATgcacgatacctattttgtgttggtcaagactgtagttattaatatgttgattattattttttttatttttcattttttgggtattGTCCATTGTTTGATCATGCTAAATAGAACTATAACTAATCACTTTTCAATTTACTCTGTGATGAAAAGATTATTTTCTGTTCTCCTTTGCTTCAGTCTTTGGTTCTGAATTGCCACAAATTGTTGATGCTGTTCAGAGAGTACTGCTGTAACCCATCATTTGTGTTGATGGAGTCTTTTGCCCTCTGTATATTTCACATCTATCCCTCTCTCCACCTATTTTTCACACAGTTCTCTCTCAATTTAAATACTTTCTAGGTGTCTAATAGTGCAGAACAGCCAAGGAAGCAGCAGCGGTCTGATCTGAATGGACCTCTGGATAACAACAATGTCCCTGAGGTGAGCCTATAATCATACATGACATTAACCAATCAATACTTCACAGTATGCACCCCACATAATCACCAGATATTTCCATCAGAGCTATTCTAGAGAATTTCAGCTTGTCAGTTAAATCCTTCTGCATTTCTCTggcttttgttttttcttcaacaTATGAGCTATTGTATTAGTGCACCACCTCCTGCATGTGTTGTGCTGATAAAAGGAAATAATTGGCTTGCCCTCTCCTACCCTGGCTGTACGGTATTTACCTAGACAGAGGGGAGTTCCGCCTTGATCTGTCTGTTCTAACGCTTCCATACACATTCTTTATGCATGAATGTAACCTCTATAAGAGCCATGCTCCACTGTGTACAAAATCCATGAATATAGGGGAGATTGTCTGGGCGGTTTCCCAAGTCCAGCACGGAGGTGTTCAAAACACATTTATTGCGCTACAAAGCATTCTTCCATGGTCATTTTCAGATCATGCCCAACACAGGCTTGTTAAGTACTTTTGTGATTGTTGCCAAATGTTTTATCAGAAAATTGCTTTATGACTGTTTCGTATGTAGGAGTTAGTCAGACGTAGCCAAATTATAAACATGGATTAGTGTTCTGTGTGTAAGTATTTttggttaaaattaaaatggATAGTCCAGACTCAAAATAAATTCTGATCGCACATTCTTTATTAATGTGCCAAGTTTCTATATTGTTTGGCAACCTCAACCTCCTATGGTTAGGATAATGAGCTATATTACTTGATagtaaaattatttattacaattattgtTTAGTCTGTCTGATGCGGTGTCTGTGGCCTACAGAGCTCACCACAGTCCTGTGGGGCAGCACTTCAAAATGACTGACATGATTTTGTGTTGTGATACAATAAGCCACAGCTGTACTCATCTGGATGGCTCCCACTCTGATTCtcagtattattataattttttaagatacaaaataaataaatacatatttttatttcagGGCTCATTTCccatttccattttatttagttatgttaatattttgttatgttgaagttgttgtttaaaaaatttaattgaataCTTGATAATGTAGATTTAGGGATGTTTTTCTCCTGGTTTCTGAGcagtaaatactgtataaatgAAAATGCTGTATGTTGTGTGCACATCTCACTCTTTCATAAATCAAACACTGTCCCTTCTCTTTCTTAGCCAACAAAGAAGACGGCCTCATTTCCCAGCTTCGTGGATGGTAAGTGAGCTCCTCTCTTTTTTTCTGACTTTGATAATCTGCTTAAAAAGTTTGACTTCCTCCAAATTAAATAAagtcaaaaataaatcaaattcaaCAAACCAACACATAGTGAGGAGATTAGGGAGCTGCGCTGAAGAAAGCTAGCATCATTTCTCAGTGGACTGGCATTCTGAATTGCAAGCAGAATTTGTAAGATGTTTTAATGGGCTGCAGTGGTACAACGGCAATTAGAGGGGTATTGTTTGCTAATATAAGGACACACATGAGTGCTCAGCTAAAGTAATACTTGCAGACTTCACATCTAGCTTTGGTATGGAGAGAATGTTCTGGCAAGGCAGTGCAATTGATTGACCTCTAGATATCTTATTTTTGCGCTTGTAGTCTGTAGGTTTATGGTAGTTTTAGGGTGGCTCTTTGTTAACCAGCACAGGAAAACTGTCATTAATGTATTGCTGCAGTCATGCCTTCTTTAGGAGCAAATTCTATTTTCTGTTATACAATGATGCTGTCAAGTTTAAACCTTGTACCTTAATGATGGCAGCATAATGTTTCCCTTCGGTGGGTGTCATGACGTCCACATTTCCATACCACACAAACAGATAACTAGTAACATGCCCTTCCTTTCCTTATGCGACCACCCTCGCTCCCGCTTTCCAGGCCTATATGTGTCTCCTGTACAATTTTATCAGCTGTCATAGTGGgatgaaacacaaaacacacacatattcacacaacgGCTGCATGCAACTTTTCTGCCTGATAAGCTCACACTCATATTATACCTTATCAGTCACTGTGAGGTGCTCCACAGAGGAGGTGACAAAACAACAAATGGCtttaataatgaattattaatgCTTCCTGTCTAACAGTGCCTGGTCCCTGTGAGCCCGAGGACCTCATTGATGGGATTATCTTCGCCGCAAACTACCTCGGCTCCACTCAGCTCCTGTCGGAAAGGAATCCATCCAAAAACATCAGGATGATGCAGGCCCAGGAGGCAGTGAGCCGGGTCAAGGTACAGAACCCTAGAACCTCGGTATTTCCAAGCCCAAACACTGTCAGCCTATTTTGGTGTGGCTCTCAAATGATATGTTTGAATGAAAATACTGCaaatttctcagtggaaaattgGACGAGAGGAGATTTGTTTGTTTACACCACAGGACTTGTTGTCTCATCAGTAGCTATAGGATTATTTTATTGGGTTGTTTGAGTGTAATTCCTCTTCCTCACAATTGGTTAAAGTAGAAAGCTGATCTGTTGCCATGTTACATACAGATTTgcagtaaatgtaatatattttaaaggtgctatatgtaagattgacaataagcatttgaaatgggtactgcagtccaaattcaaaatactggagagttgtctgccccgccccagactcgaagctcatgcgggttgccagaattaGCCAACTTGGCatctgttttaaaggatttctgggctttatgctgtctccatcttccaaaggcatctccagtatttatccttgttttactacgcctctggtcatggtggtttttagacagatggcgaggctttttaggtcaggtggaatctTTTATATCTgctccagtttgtttgctggcttccatggctgcagcatgcagtgttgtttgcctgcaaacttgttcaaatctggcaacccggcagtGTCTAAATGCTATTGGTGAGGGGGCAGTGGGCAGGATCACACAGgctaaaacataaacagaaattccagcccggaatggaaacttcaaagtagaatatactggctgtagcattgtcatttggagaagccagtatttcaacttagcatgttacttaattctctaatgacatattttgatcattttatgatttagtacagtcaaaatattacatataacaCCTTTAAGAGACTGTGTGGCACATCAAACAGACAGGGTCTTTCTTCAAAACCGTCTGTACACTGACATTTCTCCGACAACATTTTGTGGGGTAGACAAACATAATCTCAAAAGTGAGCCCTCTGCTCACTAATATATTAATGGCATTAGCAGTTGCTCTGCGGGTAAAATTCAGCATTTTTATTGCAGAAGGGGAACTCTAGATTGGTtaatgggttagttcacccaagaaaGAAAATTCTGGgatccactttatattaggtgtctttaattagtatgtacttaagtatttcatacaatgtacttattgtgttcATACTGAATGTGTTGTTTCATTGTACTTATATTTaaatacctgcatttaattacatatttagtTACACTATTAACCGTACCATTaatcctaatcctaaacctaccccaacccttatcCTTAAACctaatcttgtgagaattttttaGAACAACATGTAATTACACAATAagcacattgtattgtatgtatttttattttatacatagtagttaaagacacctaatataaagtgggcccAAATTCTGTAATATATTActaccatgttgttccaaaccagtatgactggctttcttcagtggaacccaaaatgagatgttaggcagaatgttagcctcagtcaccattcactttcaatgcattttttttcttctatgcaatgaaagtgaatggtgacctagaatctacttttgtgttccatggaaagaagaaagaaaatctaattaaaattttGGGATGAATAATCCCACATCTGTTCATTTGACTGTTAAGAATTGGCCATATTCGATTCTCCTTTGGGCTCAAGATCATGACTGGATGGAAGTAAATCACTGTAATGTGAGTGCTGGTACATTCCATCTAGGGGTGCACCTTGATTCAGAGTCGaaattttttgcagcatgcagggaatcacacatacactgctcctctaatgaatgagcgcTTGCTCAGCTCTTGAAGCATGACAGTGTGGCAtctggagggtgagttgttggcaattctaagcattagtaaatttaaactttcagacatgctttaattcagatgaatatgccggtttgtttaaaaaatgtataataatttcacttgtatgaatattaagttgccaATTTTCAAGAGTTATTACTGTAGTAATTCTGACTTGCTACACATTGAGAGCACGGAGAGGACAAAGATACTGCAAACAAGTATAAAAACTAttgaaacaacaaataaacatgctatATCTAGGGGTCCACAGAAAGGTTGGACAATGGACTGGAGGGGGGCCCAATGAACACAAATGCAGCcctgcatttgcttaataattagtggtTGTGTTACAACAAAACGCCAAAGGCCGTACACAAATCATAGAtactaatgatttctcactggaacAGTTTGGAGGCTGTAATggatatatatttcttatttttgtatgtatctctgctgtgtgtgatgctctcattgtttttactggttgccagtatgCCACAATGACCgttgatagtgacaacagaactattcataactgttttctgtacaaataaatgttagcagttcataattaatgtatttttaatataattttactgtGTGAGGCATAGacatataactgcagcatataacttgcaaaagcaTGGTAAAgggcacttttaaaaaaaaattcttagtgTTAAAAAATCGTTGATCCATAtcagcctcaaatttcctgattggTGCACCACTACTTCCAACTTTTCATTTATCTGATGTCATCATGCCTTGATGCACCCAGCAATGGGAATCCACACAAACAGTGTTAGAAGCTGCTGCCTTAACCAGAGTATGCTGTGCACGATGTGTCTCAATCAGTTTGTGAATACCTGGCTCTGCTCATGCTTGATTTCAATTTAGCTTTTTCAGCAGAGCCATAGACCACAGTTCCAGAGTAGTGCATCTGAATACAAGAATTGGAAACATACTGCAGAGCAGTGAAACTTAAATGTTGAGCATCAGCAAAGTGCTGCACTTATTGCGAAATGTAATAATGATGCTGTCTACCcctacaaaaaagtactgtgttGGTACTGGGGTATAgggatggtatcagatggtaataccatggtgcttTGATACAGTGCAGACagaggctagttgtcacactttttactccggTCAGTATTTCGCaaggtaggtttattttttaaagtaaatttctgCATAGCCACATACAAAAACGTTACAAAAGctacaaaaaaatgcaatttaacaTTTTCAACATTCTTGCCCAGGAAAAAAGATATACTTCACTGAACACACGTTGACCATTTgtgggcatgttgtcacactatatagAATAAGTTGTCACATGGGTTGGGtatagggttgcagcggtatgagattttcacagtacgataaccgtctcagaaaatatcacggtattacacaa
The sequence above is a segment of the Xyrauchen texanus isolate HMW12.3.18 chromosome 2, RBS_HiC_50CHRs, whole genome shotgun sequence genome. Coding sequences within it:
- the apba2b gene encoding amyloid-beta A4 precursor protein-binding family A member 2 isoform X2, with amino-acid sequence MAQSSMTTAEPHGSAPRSCPAIYPNPEHTKEDFEEHQDTEVSQHPYHNQEEPDLTDSRPTTPTTPDHGHTDYHSHPDSLDGDSSSDYINNTSDEEEDDYDEGLPEEDEGVTYYIRYCPEDDSYLESMDCNEPEYGHPDGCMEPPPDTDECHKADEDWVEGVEDGHGDGEVRCEVLDQDSDQQLYDGRPEPVLDHHRHYPDPHQDQPLPPAEDQEAQDVEEIEGYCPDQEEDPQVGQDRDAYTGDFYGSEDNGNSVRASPYRVHKGKVGETGEDAEEDIDQIVAEIKISMSMGSLSSGTDQSPEELAPDPEPSGYQAETHSKLEPIPCPQPHRHDGRPKSLNIPSARHNSELQRSFKVRAHTPDERQRWTQDQVREQVSNSAEQPRKQQRSDLNGPLDNNNVPEPTKKTASFPSFVDVPGPCEPEDLIDGIIFAANYLGSTQLLSERNPSKNIRMMQAQEAVSRVKSPEGDAQSLTEVDLFISTQRIKVLNADSQETMMDNTLRTISYIADIGNIVVLMARRRMPRTASQDCIETTPGAPEGKKQYKMICHVFESEDAQLIAQSIGQAFSVAYQEFLRANGINPEDLSQKEYSDIINTQEMYNDDLIHFSNSDNCKELQLDKQKGEILGIVIVESGWGSILPTVILANMMNGGPAARSGKLSIGDQIMSINNTSLVGLPLATCQGIIKGLKNQVQVKLNIVSCPPVTTVLIKRPDLKYQLGFSVQNGIICSLMRGGIAERGGVRVGHRIIEINGQSVVATAHEKIVQALSNSVGEIHMKTMPAAMFRLLTGQETPIYM
- the apba2b gene encoding amyloid-beta A4 precursor protein-binding family A member 2 isoform X1, whose protein sequence is MAQSSMTTAEPHGSAPRSCPAIYPNPEHTKEDFEEHQDTEVSQHPYHNQEEPDLTDSRPTTPTTPDHGHTDYHSHPDSLDGDSSSDYINNTSDEEEDDYDEGLPEEDEGVTYYIRYCPEDDSYLESMDCNEPEYGHPDGCMEPPPDTDECHKADEDWVEGVEDGHGDGEVRCEVLDQDSDQQLYDGRPEPVLDHHRHYPDPHQDQPLPPAEDQEAQDVEEIEGYCPDQEEDPQVGQDRDAYTGDFYGSEDNGNSVRASPYRVHKGKVGETGEDAEEDIDQIVAEIKISMSMGSLSSGTDQSPEELAPDPEPSGYQAETHSKLEPIPCPQPHRHDGRPKSLNIPSARHNSELQRSFKVRAHTPDERQRWTQDQVREQVSNSAEQPRKQQRSDLNGPLDNNNVPEPTKKTASFPSFVDVPGPCEPEDLIDGIIFAANYLGSTQLLSERNPSKNIRMMQAQEAVSRVKRVQKAAKIKKKSPEGDAQSLTEVDLFISTQRIKVLNADSQETMMDNTLRTISYIADIGNIVVLMARRRMPRTASQDCIETTPGAPEGKKQYKMICHVFESEDAQLIAQSIGQAFSVAYQEFLRANGINPEDLSQKEYSDIINTQEMYNDDLIHFSNSDNCKELQLDKQKGEILGIVIVESGWGSILPTVILANMMNGGPAARSGKLSIGDQIMSINNTSLVGLPLATCQGIIKGLKNQVQVKLNIVSCPPVTTVLIKRPDLKYQLGFSVQNGIICSLMRGGIAERGGVRVGHRIIEINGQSVVATAHEKIVQALSNSVGEIHMKTMPAAMFRLLTGQETPIYM